The Thermodesulfobacteriota bacterium DNA segment GGAGCGGACAGTAGAAAAGCGTACCGCTACGCTCCGCCAATCCTTAGAGAGCCTAGCTAAAGCACATCGGGCTACTTACGAAGCACACCTAGATACGGTTCGCTGTCTGGCAGTGGCGGCGGAATACAAAGACGAAAACACGGCCAATCATATTCACCGCATGAGTCACTACTCCGCCCTCTTAGCCCAGGGCTTGCACCTACCCCCGGATGAAGTAGAGCTGATACTCCACGCCAGCAAAATGCACGACGTCGGGAAAATCGGGATTCCCGATGCAATTCTGCTAAAACCGGACAAGCTCACCCCCGAAGAATGGGAGATGATGAAGCAGCATACCATCATCGGCGCGCGCATCCTCGATGGGTCTATATCGGAAATACTGAAGGCGGGAAAGGTGATGGCTATTTCCCACCATGAGAAGTGGGATGGAACCGGCTATCCCAACGGACTGGCCGGAGAAGACATACCGCTCTGGGGGAGAATCTGTGCCGTTGCCGATGTTTTCGACGCGGTGACCAGCGAGCGGCCTTACCGAAAAGCTCTACCAAATGAGAAGGCCTACGATATGCTCAGGGAGGGTCGAGGGGCTCATTTCGACTCCCACATCGTCGACGTGTTCTTCGATAAACTAGACCAGGTAGAAACTATCCAGAAAAAATTCCAGGAATAAGACTATTGTTCTCCTTGATTCTCCGGGCTGAGATTACTGTCCTATTCAGCCGAGCCTTAAAACCCCGCTCCCGAAAAGCCTTTCGATATCGTCAAGAAATCTATCATGAACATTAACCTTGTATTCACCGACCTCAACCACCGCTTCACCACTACTGGTCTCCACGTGAAGGTGTATCAAGGATTCACCGGGATGGGTTTCAAAAACACCTTTTAATTTGAGTAGGTTTTCCCTGGTGGCATCTTCCCTTTTTAGGCTAATATGTACGGTGGAACCGTTTCTGACTTCCCTAAGAGAGAATATGTCCTTTGCTCTAATCTTCACCCTTTCTTCAGATGACTCCACGGTCCCTTTCACGATCACCGGCTCCGCTTTTTCCTCCAATATGGGCAATGACTTTCGGAGAAGGTCGTTAAAAACTATAACCTCGACCGAGCCCTTCATATCCTCGAGGACCAGATTGCCAAAGATACCGGAACCGCTTTTGGTATGTTTAACGGTAAGCGAGCGAACCACTCCGGCAACCGAGACCTCTCGCCTATCCTTGACCTCGGAAAGTTCCTCGGTGTCGGTGTTGGTATACTTCCTTATCTCTCCCAAGTACTTTGCCATTGGATGACCGGTGACGTAAAAGCCTAGAACCTCCATCTCGTTTTTTAATAACTCTTTTTCGTCCCACTCCGGCAAATCAGGGAGCTTAGGTGGTGAGATGGAGTCATTGAGCGTAAAAAGGAACTTTTGACCCTCCGGGGCGCTTTTCTGAACGGCCGAGGTGTAGTTGATAAGGCTGTCGATAGCCTCGCTTAGTTGGGCCCGGTTGGCCCCGAGCGAATCGAAGGCCCCGCTTTTTATCAGGCTTTCCAGCGTCCTTCTA contains these protein-coding regions:
- a CDS encoding HD domain-containing phosphohydrolase gives rise to the protein MPKRILIVDDEEANRELLRTLLESFGHEAEIAEDGFEALAKFKLDIDLILLDVNMPGMDGFTVARSIRKDSDYGNIPILMVTALTSKTDRLRAVEAGANDFITKPVDVTELKVRMTSLLKVKEAQDFMKQQQEELERTVEKRTATLRQSLESLAKAHRATYEAHLDTVRCLAVAAEYKDENTANHIHRMSHYSALLAQGLHLPPDEVELILHASKMHDVGKIGIPDAILLKPDKLTPEEWEMMKQHTIIGARILDGSISEILKAGKVMAISHHEKWDGTGYPNGLAGEDIPLWGRICAVADVFDAVTSERPYRKALPNEKAYDMLREGRGAHFDSHIVDVFFDKLDQVETIQKKFQE